In Bacteroidota bacterium, a single window of DNA contains:
- a CDS encoding site-specific integrase — MNVTLRQRQKGDKVSLYLDYYHQGKRQYEYLQLYLIPEPKKGKLTKEQKDENRKTLALAESIRSKRHLEIQNGIYGFQDQGKMKGSFLRYFEYLAEKRKGSEGNYGNWDSTLKHLRKFVKFDVTFAQIDKRWLNDFKEYLQKEARTPAKQPLSQNSASSYYNKVRAALREAYKEGIIQRNPADETEGIKPGEPEREFLTLEELQAIVKEECEIPILKRAFIFSALTGLRWSDVQKMTWSEVQHSNEIGHYIRFRQKKTKGAETQPISEQAFELLGERTIPEDRVFVGLKYSAWHNLKLQQWVMKAGISKTITFHCARHTYATLQLTLGTDIYTVSKLLGHKDLKTTQIYAKIIDERKKEAANKIKLDL; from the coding sequence ATGAATGTAACACTACGTCAACGGCAGAAAGGCGACAAGGTCAGTTTATACCTTGATTACTACCATCAGGGAAAACGCCAATATGAATATTTGCAACTTTACCTCATCCCTGAACCCAAAAAAGGAAAGCTGACAAAAGAACAAAAGGATGAAAACCGGAAAACCCTTGCTCTTGCAGAATCTATACGATCTAAACGACATCTGGAAATTCAAAACGGAATTTACGGTTTTCAGGATCAGGGTAAAATGAAAGGCAGCTTTTTGAGGTACTTTGAATATCTTGCAGAGAAACGAAAAGGCAGCGAAGGCAATTATGGTAATTGGGACAGTACTTTAAAGCACCTCCGCAAGTTTGTGAAATTTGATGTAACCTTTGCCCAGATTGATAAACGATGGCTCAATGATTTCAAAGAATACTTACAGAAAGAAGCTCGTACACCTGCCAAACAGCCCCTTTCGCAAAATTCAGCATCATCTTATTATAATAAGGTAAGAGCAGCTTTAAGAGAAGCCTACAAAGAAGGAATCATTCAGCGTAATCCTGCCGATGAAACCGAAGGCATTAAACCAGGTGAACCGGAACGGGAATTTCTTACACTTGAAGAATTACAGGCTATTGTAAAAGAGGAATGCGAAATCCCGATTCTAAAACGTGCCTTTATTTTTAGTGCATTAACAGGTTTGCGATGGTCTGATGTTCAAAAAATGACCTGGTCAGAAGTCCAGCACTCCAATGAAATCGGGCATTATATCCGTTTCAGGCAAAAGAAAACCAAAGGAGCAGAAACACAGCCAATATCAGAACAGGCATTTGAATTATTAGGAGAACGAACCATTCCCGAAGATCGAGTTTTTGTCGGATTAAAATACAGTGCCTGGCACAACCTGAAATTACAGCAATGGGTTATGAAAGCCGGGATCAGCAAAACGATAACATTCCATTGTGCAAGGCACACATACGCCACATTGCAGTTAACTTTGGGAACCGACATTTACACGGTTTCGAAATTGTTAGGTCATAAGGACCTGAAAACAACTCAGATTTACGCCAAAATCATTGATGAACGTAAAAAAGAAGCAGCGAACAAAATTAAATTAGACCTATGA
- a CDS encoding helix-turn-helix domain-containing protein — MSSNLTFKKICDYCGKEFEAKTLYTRYCNHTCNSRHYKKMKREEKIQSVLQPQQAELEPQKFDTAIQQKEFLSVDEAATLLGASRRTIQRMIDKGALKVGKLGRRIIVRRKEIDKLFI; from the coding sequence ATGAGCAGCAACCTTACTTTTAAGAAAATTTGTGATTACTGCGGTAAAGAATTTGAAGCCAAAACTCTTTACACTCGCTATTGTAATCACACATGCAACAGCAGGCATTACAAGAAAATGAAACGGGAAGAAAAAATTCAATCCGTTTTACAACCTCAGCAAGCAGAACTGGAACCACAAAAATTTGACACTGCCATTCAGCAAAAAGAATTTCTTAGCGTTGATGAAGCAGCTACCCTATTGGGAGCAAGCCGGAGAACCATTCAAAGAATGATTGATAAAGGTGCTTTGAAGGTTGGTAAGCTCGGTCGCAGAATCATTGTCAGGCGAAAGGAAATTGATAAACTCTTTATATAA